In Astatotilapia calliptera chromosome 23, fAstCal1.2, whole genome shotgun sequence, a genomic segment contains:
- the LOC113015968 gene encoding tubulin alpha-1C chain-like has protein sequence MRECISIHVGQAGVQMGNTCWELYCLEHGIQPDGHMPSDKPTGGYDDSFTTFFSETGNGKYVPRAIFVDLEPTVIDEVRTGTYRQLFHPEQLISGKEDAANNYARGHYTVGKEHIDSVLDRIRKLSDQCTGLQGFLVFHSFGGGTGSGFTSLLMERLSVDFGKKSKLEFAIYPAPKVSTAVVEPYNAILTTHTTLEHSDCAFMVDNEAIYDICRRNLDIERPSYTNLNRLISQIVSSITASLRFDGALNVDLTEFQTNLVPYPRIHFPLATYAPVISTEKAYHEQLTVAEITNSCFEPANQMVKCDPRHGKYMACCLLYRGDVVPKDVNVAIGNIKTKRSIQFVDWCPTGFKVGINYQPPTVVPGGDLAKVQRAVCMLSNTTAIAEAWARLDHKFDLMYAKRAFVHWYVGEGMEEGEFSEAREDMAALEKDYEEVGVDSFEEDEEGEEY, from the exons ATG CGTGAGTGTATCTCCATCCATGTTGGCCAGGCCGGTGTCCAGATGGGCAACACCTGCTGGGAGCTGTACTGCCTGGAGCACGGCATCCAGCCAGATGGCCACATGCCCAGCGACAAGCCCACCGGAGGCTATGACGACTCCTTCACCACCTTCTTCAGTGAGACCGGCAATGGGAAATACGTCCCCAGAGCCATCTTTGTGGACCTGGAGCCCACTGTTATCG ATGAGGTCCGTACAGGAACGTACCGCCAGCTCTTCCACCCTGAGCAGCTGATCTCCGGGAAGGAGGATGCTGCAAACAACTACGCCCGCGGCCACTACACTGTGGGAAAGGAGCACATCGACTCTGTTCTGGACAGGATCCGCAAACTG TCTGACCAGTGCACCGGCCTGCAGGGTTTCCTCGTCTTTCACAGCTTTGGAGGTGGTACCGGCTCTGGCTTCACCTCTTTGCTAATGGAGCGTCTCTCTGTAGACTTTGGCAAGAAATCCAAGTTGGAGTTTGCCATCTACCCAGCTCCTAAAGTGTCCACGGCAGTGGTGGAGCCCTACAATGCCATCCTGACCACCCACACCACCCTGGAGCACTCCGACTGTGCCTTCATGGTTGATAATGAGGCCATCTACGACATCTGCCGAAGGAACCTGGACATCGAGCGCCCATCTTACACCAACTTGAATCGCCTCATCAGCCAGATCGTCTCCTCCATCACCGCCTCCCTTCGCTTCGATGGAGCCTTGAATGTGGACCTGACAGAGTTCCAGACCAACCTGGTGCCCTACCCTCGCATCCACTTCCCTCTGGCCACCTATGCCCCTGTTATCTCAACAGAGAAGGCCTATCACGAGCAGCTCACCGTGGCTGAGATCACCAACTCTTGCTTCGAGCCGGCCAATCAGATGGTGAAATGTGACCCTCGCCATGGAAAGTACATGGCCTGCTGCCTCCTGTACCGTGGTGACGTGGTGCCCAAAGATGTCAATGTCGCTATCGGCAATATCAAGACGAAGCGATCCATCCAGTTTGTGGACTGGTGTCCTACAGGCTTCAAGGTGGGCATCAACTACCAGCCCCCCACCGTGGTTCCTGGAGGAGACCTGGCCAAGGTGCAGAGAGCAGTGTGCATGCTGAGCAACACCACTGCCATCGCAGAGGCCTGGGCTCGACTCGACCACAAGTTCGATCTGATGTACGCCAAGAGGGCCTTCGTCCACTGGTATGTGGGAGAGGGAATGGAGGAGGGAGAGTTCTCAGAGGCCAGAGAGGACATGGCTGCCCTGGAGAAGGATTACGAGGAGGTCGGCGTCGACTCGTTCGAAGAAGATGAAGAGGGGGAGGAGtattaa